The Peribacillus simplex genome contains a region encoding:
- the pstC gene encoding phosphate ABC transporter permease subunit PstC, which produces MILEKKSKKKINMEKVIPKLLFLTAAISVFTTIGIILTLIFETFIFFDRVSIVEFFTEAKWLPFASTPSFGIMPLIVGTLKITVIAAVVAVPVGLATAIFLSEYASEKTRRIIKPILEVLAGIPTIVYGFFALTFVTPVLRDLFPSLDMFNALSPGIVVGIMIMPMIASLSEDALVSVPKSIREGAYALGATKLETTIKVVLPAAISGIVASIVLALSRAIGETMIVSVAGGSTPNMSMDVTSSIQTMTAYIVQVSSGDAGYGTTIYYSIYAVGMTLFVFTLVMNLLAQFISRKFREEY; this is translated from the coding sequence ATGATTCTGGAAAAGAAAAGTAAGAAAAAAATCAATATGGAAAAAGTCATACCTAAGCTTTTGTTCCTTACGGCGGCAATTTCCGTTTTTACTACAATCGGGATCATACTGACCCTTATATTTGAAACATTCATCTTTTTTGACAGAGTTTCCATCGTCGAATTTTTTACGGAAGCTAAATGGCTGCCATTTGCATCTACACCTTCCTTTGGGATTATGCCTCTTATCGTTGGAACGTTGAAGATAACAGTCATAGCAGCGGTGGTTGCAGTTCCGGTAGGACTTGCAACAGCCATTTTCTTGAGTGAATATGCATCAGAGAAAACACGGAGAATCATCAAGCCGATTTTAGAAGTTTTAGCTGGGATTCCTACTATCGTTTACGGCTTTTTTGCCTTAACTTTTGTAACACCGGTTTTGCGTGATTTATTTCCTTCCCTTGACATGTTCAATGCCCTGAGTCCAGGAATCGTTGTAGGTATCATGATCATGCCGATGATAGCCTCATTGTCGGAAGATGCCCTTGTATCGGTACCTAAGTCGATTCGCGAAGGTGCGTATGCTTTAGGAGCAACGAAACTCGAAACGACAATTAAAGTGGTATTGCCAGCAGCCATTTCAGGAATTGTGGCATCCATCGTCCTTGCTTTATCAAGAGCGATCGGGGAAACCATGATTGTGAGCGTTGCCGGTGGCTCGACACCAAATATGAGCATGGATGTCACTTCATCGATTCAAACGATGACCGCTTATATCGTTCAGGTCAGTTCGGGGGATGCAGGATACGGGACAACGATTTACTACAGCATATATGCGGTTGGAATGACACTGTTCGTCTTTACGCTTGTCATGAATTTACTGGCGCAGTTCATCTCTCGCAAGTTCAGGGAGGAATATTAA
- the pstA gene encoding phosphate ABC transporter permease PstA, with protein MKLINKSHVAKKMPARLAVNTIFKGLFFLATLVGLLVLAILFYRIFTQGIGSLNGDFLQNFASRKPEEAGIKAALIGSIWLMVVVAPVSLLLGVGTAIYLEEYARKNWITTFIKVNISNLAGVPSIVFGLLGLTVFVRALALDRSILAAGLTMSLLVLPVIIVAAQEAIRAVPRDLREASFGMGATKWQTILKVVLPAAVPGILTGGILALSRAIGETAPLVVVGIPMFIAFLPQSFMDTFTVLPMQIYNWTSRPQEEFQQVAAAGIIVLLILLIIMNSIAVIIRNKFQKRY; from the coding sequence ATGAAACTGATAAACAAAAGTCATGTTGCAAAAAAAATGCCTGCTAGGCTGGCTGTTAACACGATTTTTAAAGGATTATTCTTCTTGGCAACATTGGTTGGCCTCCTCGTATTGGCCATCTTATTTTATCGGATATTCACTCAAGGAATTGGCAGTCTGAATGGGGATTTCCTTCAGAATTTCGCTTCAAGGAAACCTGAAGAGGCTGGTATAAAAGCGGCACTGATCGGTTCAATATGGTTGATGGTAGTGGTGGCTCCAGTTTCCCTGCTGCTTGGTGTTGGAACGGCCATTTATTTAGAGGAATATGCCAGGAAGAATTGGATCACCACTTTTATCAAAGTGAATATTTCCAATCTGGCAGGTGTCCCCTCAATTGTATTTGGACTGCTGGGCTTAACGGTTTTCGTTCGTGCTCTAGCCTTGGACCGGTCCATATTGGCAGCAGGCTTGACCATGAGCCTGCTCGTTCTCCCGGTCATCATAGTAGCTGCCCAAGAGGCCATACGTGCCGTACCCCGTGATTTAAGAGAAGCTTCATTTGGAATGGGTGCAACAAAGTGGCAAACCATATTGAAAGTGGTCCTGCCGGCTGCGGTACCTGGCATTTTAACTGGAGGAATACTTGCTTTGTCACGGGCAATCGGTGAAACGGCGCCATTGGTGGTGGTTGGCATACCAATGTTCATCGCCTTTTTACCACAATCGTTCATGGATACATTTACGGTGCTGCCAATGCAAATCTATAATTGGACATCTCGTCCGCAGGAGGAATTCCAGCAGGTTGCTGCCGCGGGAATCATCGTATTACTCATCCTGTTAATAATCATGAATTCAATAGCGGTTATAATTCGAAATAAATTCCAGAAAAGATACTGA